The window ACCCCACTCACGGACCCATAGTGGAAGTTTATCAACAGATTGTGGATAAGGGCATCCTACCCCGGCAGCTGAAGGATAGGACAGGCAGGAACAAGAGCTTGTATTGCGGTTACCATAAAGGTTTCGGCCACAAGAGACATGATTGTTTTTATCTAAAAGACGTCTTGGAGTGGCTATTCATGAAGGCAAGCTGGCTGAGTTCTTCCAGTTCAAAAGGGAGCCAAGAAAAAGAGAATGTGAGCGATCCAAGGAAGACCGAAGCCGCATCGTAAAGCTAAGGCAAATATCCAATGAAAACCCTGATAACGGCCTGATGGTCGTCGTTAACGTCATAGAAGGACGAGACGCACCCCCCAGGTTAAAATTGGCAGCGAGGAAAGACGCCAAGGTCCTAACCATGTCAACAGGAAACCCCAAGTCCCCGTCCAAGAAACCTCCCAAGATATCTTTCGGCACAGGGGACCGATGGTGCCATGATCACCCCGAAAATCAACCCATGGTGATCACGGCGATGATCGGAACGGGCTTAGTCAAACAGATCCTCGTTGACACAGGAGCAATCTCCAACATTATGTTCAGAAACGTGTTCGACGCCTTGGGGCTCAAGGAAGCCGATCTCAAGACCCACCAACATGGCGTCATTGGCTGGGTGACAACTACATAAGGCTTGACAGGATAATCAGTCTCCCGATCTGCATTGGAGCCGGTGAAAGTAAGAGATCGGTAATGGCGGAGTTTGTTATTTTGAGAGACTCCACAGCCTATAACATCATTCTTGGGAGAAAACAATCAATGAATTCTCAGCAGTCATATACACCAAGTTTCTAACAATGAAGTTTGTGGATGACAACGGAACCATTGGTTCCATCAGTGGAGAGAAACGACAGTCGCTTGTGACAACTCCAGTCTCTCCCTGAGAAAGAAGTCGAAGGAGGCGTCTGGAGTGCTCCTGGCTGACTTAGATGCAAGAGTAGACGACAAGCCAAGGCCATAGCGCGAAGGTGATTTAGAGAAGTTTCAAGTCGGCGATACGAAGGGAAAATTCACTTTCATGAATAGAAACCTCCCCCATGAGCTTAAAGGACCCCTCATGGAGGCCGTCAAAGCAAATGGCAACCTATTCGCCTGGACTCCGGCCGACATGCTAGGGGTCGACCCCGAATTCCTCTCATCGTCTTGTCGTTAAGCCAGATGCTAAGCCGGTGGCGCAACGACGAAGGAAGATGTCCCATGAAAGGGATAATGAGGTGGCAAAACAGACGGCCAGCCTGCTAGAGGCAAGGTTCATAGGGAGCTGGAGTACTTGACGTGGCTGTCAAATATGGTTCTCGTTAAAAAAGCCAATGGAAAGtagagaatgtgtgtcgactactcGGATCTCGCTCAATAAAGTATGCCCAAAGGACTCTTTCCCCCTCCCAAACATTGACGCTTTGGTAGATGCGGCGGTAGGATACCGGTTCCTGAACTTCATGGACGCGTACTCTaggtacaatcaaatcccgatgcacCATCTCGACGAAGAGAAaatggcgttcataacgccagcaGGAACTTAC is drawn from Arachis hypogaea cultivar Tifrunner chromosome 12, arahy.Tifrunner.gnm2.J5K5, whole genome shotgun sequence and contains these coding sequences:
- the LOC140177178 gene encoding uncharacterized protein, with the translated sequence MRYDGTKDPQEHLTAFEARMNLEGVGDAVRCRAFNVTLAGPTIQWFNALPQESITAFVDISRSFFAQFTTRIAKAKHPINLLGIIQKVRESTRKFLDKFNDECLKIDCLTDSIASQYLTNGLLNKDFRKHLTTKLVWTIQKIQNVAREYINDEEIVDKGILPRQLKDRTGRNKSLYCGYHKGKLAEFFQFKREPRKRECERSKEDRSRIVKLRQISNENPDNGLMVVVNVIEGRDAPPRLKLAARKDAKVLTMSTGNPKSPSKKPPKISFGTGDRWCHDHPENQPMVITAMIGTGLVKQILVDTGAISNIMFRNVFDALGLKEADLKTHQHGVIGWVTTT